A genomic window from Leptolyngbya sp. BL0902 includes:
- a CDS encoding Zn-dependent hydrolase, protein MTTVPTLQSQGQPSPDQAVHGQPVLRVNGKRLNQSLDDLAAIGQMDNGGICRLAFSPEDVQGRELVRRWMIEAGMTVRLDTAGNMIGRLPGQLDLPALATGSHIDTVPCGGKFDGCLGVLAGIEVARTLQEHSLQLDHPFEVIVFADEEDTMIGSRAMAGTASLDVTDYRRKDGHPIDQCIQQVGGDWSRLALARRTRGEVCAFVELHVEQGGVLETAKAQIGVVQGVVGMQRYQIQITGRPNHAGTTPMDLRQDALVAAAQVVLAVNQLATEPPGQRVATVGALQVSPNAANIVPGKVVASLDVRDLDQDVIDKLVNDLKIELVAIAQRTHTHIEILPQLNVAPSPAAPHIQSTIAEVCTTLGLSSMSMPSRAGHDALEIGRFTDMGMIFVPSEGGFSHSEVEYTSPDQCTQGANVLLETLLRLDQHYS, encoded by the coding sequence ATGACCACCGTGCCCACCCTCCAGTCCCAAGGTCAACCTTCCCCCGATCAGGCCGTTCATGGTCAGCCCGTGCTGCGGGTGAACGGCAAGCGCCTCAACCAAAGCCTGGACGACCTCGCGGCCATTGGCCAGATGGACAACGGCGGCATTTGTCGGCTGGCCTTTAGCCCGGAGGATGTGCAGGGGCGTGAACTGGTGCGCCGCTGGATGATTGAAGCCGGGATGACCGTGCGGCTCGATACGGCGGGTAACATGATCGGACGATTGCCGGGACAACTGGATCTTCCGGCCCTGGCCACGGGTTCCCACATTGACACGGTGCCCTGCGGTGGCAAGTTTGATGGCTGTTTGGGGGTGTTGGCGGGCATTGAAGTGGCCCGCACCCTACAAGAGCACAGCCTTCAGTTGGATCACCCCTTTGAGGTGATTGTGTTTGCTGACGAAGAAGATACCATGATCGGCAGTCGCGCCATGGCCGGAACGGCGTCCTTGGACGTGACCGACTATCGCCGCAAGGATGGCCACCCCATCGACCAGTGCATTCAACAGGTGGGGGGCGACTGGAGCCGCCTTGCCCTGGCCCGCCGCACCCGGGGCGAGGTCTGCGCCTTTGTGGAACTGCACGTAGAGCAGGGGGGCGTGCTGGAAACCGCCAAGGCCCAAATCGGTGTGGTGCAAGGGGTGGTAGGGATGCAGCGCTACCAAATTCAAATTACCGGACGCCCCAACCACGCCGGAACCACCCCCATGGATCTGCGCCAGGATGCCCTCGTGGCCGCTGCTCAGGTGGTGCTAGCGGTAAATCAACTGGCTACGGAACCACCGGGGCAGCGGGTGGCCACCGTGGGCGCGTTGCAGGTGTCGCCCAACGCCGCCAACATTGTGCCCGGTAAAGTCGTCGCTAGTCTCGATGTGCGGGATCTCGATCAAGACGTGATCGATAAACTGGTGAACGACCTCAAAATCGAGCTGGTCGCCATTGCCCAGCGCACCCACACCCACATCGAAATCCTGCCCCAGCTCAATGTGGCCCCCAGCCCCGCCGCCCCCCACATTCAGTCCACCATTGCGGAAGTCTGCACCACCCTGGGTCTGAGTTCCATGTCCATGCCCAGCCGCGCCGGACACGACGCCCTCGAAATTGGCCGCTTCACCGACATGGGCATGATTTTTGTGCCCAGCGAAGGCGGCTTCAGCCACTCCGAAGTGGAATACACCTCCCCCGACCAATGCACCCAGGGGGCCAACGTGCTGCTCGAAACCTTGCTGCGGCTGGATCAGCACTACAGCTAA
- a CDS encoding alpha/beta hydrolase family protein: MGGHWARWGWAALLGTVGLAWAPEIATAAIVTVGLEAAADPSFSTLSDEEQDLLALLQGVQRPEILSTLSPDGRTLLVALAASAAPDGRTLHFLDLTTGDLTEAPDLQYDIVNPVGLVRWLGNDTLRFLQRNPFGPWEIVTLNRATGVVSRLQIAPVGEELGEVLGVSPDFSRLAIRVYGPEEDVIFLVALDTLHRLEVARLPQEFAIQTITWSANGQQMAMVAAATEAQQLYDRSPTSPSLASTAVQDALGRMPPEDNPFRRHNWVRVFDLSQPNPQPVELRSDQGHGDDTVALPEGQPLTEPSADPRDWGDGFADVLLSPDGRRLLVKRYRPARLAGRPHPSYLFPDSAYHQVYDLKGTLLHTIDDPALQGPQDSHGWFLGPDQLLFWATAGHHRPLWVYDLAAAPPTALSPSPYRNAESSPLRKLPLPPGAVDPTALALSPNGDTIIYGFSSVTQPPELFRLRPNTSDLPEALTQINTDLQQANRVQYQPVQFNTDHGSREGFLVQPAGQVFPPQGVPMVFWQEGGPGFSMANAFSTGVEAPLNLLPNFGLAVLVVPLTGREGFGPAFYRRQAEAQNFGYIDLAEGRDIIQQIVQQGWARANQVGVSGCSYGGYFAAQSLRLFPGLFAAANPQCSLLDTITEWQLGYSALLSYLVGQAPMEDPAAYLAASPLYGATAITTPTLMFHGTEDFLQIDVARNFHDTLEAAGAPITLYQFEGEGHGIADPQLQRLAAQLQIQFFRQYLAPR; encoded by the coding sequence ATGGGGGGGCACTGGGCTCGGTGGGGCTGGGCGGCCCTGCTGGGCACCGTGGGGCTAGCCTGGGCCCCAGAGATCGCCACCGCTGCCATTGTCACCGTGGGGCTAGAGGCGGCAGCGGATCCATCCTTTTCCACCCTGTCTGACGAGGAGCAAGACCTGCTGGCCCTGCTGCAAGGGGTACAGCGTCCTGAAATTCTCAGTACCCTCAGCCCCGACGGTCGCACCCTGCTGGTGGCCTTGGCTGCGTCTGCGGCCCCCGATGGCCGTACCCTACATTTCCTCGACCTCACCACGGGCGATCTCACGGAGGCTCCGGATCTCCAGTATGACATCGTCAATCCCGTGGGGTTAGTGCGCTGGTTGGGCAACGACACCCTCCGTTTTTTGCAGCGAAACCCCTTTGGCCCATGGGAAATTGTCACCCTGAACCGAGCCACCGGAGTGGTCTCACGGCTCCAGATTGCGCCCGTGGGAGAGGAATTGGGGGAAGTGCTAGGGGTATCGCCGGATTTCTCCCGTTTGGCCATTCGCGTCTATGGGCCAGAGGAGGACGTGATTTTCCTGGTAGCCCTAGATACCCTACATCGCTTGGAAGTGGCTCGCCTCCCCCAGGAATTTGCGATTCAGACTATCACCTGGTCGGCCAATGGTCAGCAGATGGCCATGGTTGCCGCCGCTACGGAGGCTCAGCAACTCTACGACCGCAGCCCAACGAGCCCCAGTTTGGCCAGCACCGCCGTGCAGGATGCCCTGGGGCGGATGCCCCCGGAGGATAATCCCTTCCGCCGACACAACTGGGTACGGGTGTTTGATCTGTCCCAGCCCAATCCGCAGCCTGTGGAGTTGCGATCCGATCAGGGCCATGGCGATGACACGGTGGCCTTGCCGGAGGGGCAACCCTTAACCGAGCCCTCGGCAGATCCTCGGGACTGGGGGGATGGCTTTGCCGATGTCCTGCTGAGCCCCGACGGTCGTCGCCTGTTGGTCAAACGCTACCGCCCCGCGCGCCTTGCGGGCCGACCCCATCCCTCCTACCTCTTTCCCGACTCGGCCTACCACCAGGTCTACGACCTCAAGGGCACCCTCCTCCACACCATCGACGACCCTGCCCTGCAAGGGCCGCAGGATTCCCACGGCTGGTTTTTGGGGCCAGATCAACTGCTGTTTTGGGCGACGGCGGGCCACCATCGGCCCCTGTGGGTATACGACCTAGCGGCGGCACCCCCGACGGCCCTGAGTCCATCCCCGTACCGTAACGCCGAATCCTCCCCCCTGCGTAAACTCCCCCTACCTCCGGGCGCTGTGGATCCAACGGCCCTGGCGCTCAGTCCCAACGGCGACACCATCATCTACGGCTTTTCCTCCGTGACCCAGCCGCCGGAACTGTTCCGCCTGCGCCCAAATACCTCAGACCTGCCCGAGGCCCTCACCCAGATCAACACTGATTTACAACAAGCCAATCGGGTGCAGTACCAGCCCGTGCAATTTAATACCGACCACGGCTCCCGTGAGGGCTTCTTGGTGCAGCCTGCGGGCCAAGTCTTCCCGCCCCAGGGGGTACCCATGGTTTTTTGGCAGGAGGGTGGGCCAGGGTTTTCCATGGCCAATGCCTTTAGCACGGGGGTGGAAGCTCCCCTTAATCTGTTACCCAATTTTGGCCTTGCCGTTCTGGTGGTGCCCCTCACCGGACGGGAGGGCTTTGGGCCAGCCTTCTACCGTCGCCAAGCCGAAGCGCAAAACTTTGGCTACATTGACCTCGCGGAGGGACGAGACATCATTCAACAAATTGTGCAGCAGGGCTGGGCAAGGGCTAACCAAGTCGGCGTTAGCGGGTGTTCCTATGGGGGCTACTTTGCGGCCCAAAGCCTGCGTCTGTTTCCGGGGCTGTTTGCGGCGGCCAACCCCCAATGCTCCCTGCTCGACACCATCACGGAGTGGCAACTGGGCTATTCGGCTCTGCTGTCCTACTTGGTGGGCCAAGCCCCCATGGAAGACCCTGCCGCCTACCTCGCGGCGTCCCCCCTCTACGGGGCCACGGCCATCACCACCCCCACCCTCATGTTCCACGGCACCGAGGATTTCCTTCAGATCGATGTGGCCCGCAATTTCCACGACACCCTCGAAGCTGCCGGAGCCCCCATTACCCTCTACCAGTTTGAGGGAGAAGGTCACGGCATCGCGGATCCACAGTTACAGCGCCTTGCCGCCCAGCTCCAAATTCAGTTTTTCCGTCAGTACCTCGCCCCTCGCTAG
- the cbiM gene encoding cobalt transporter CbiM translates to MHIPDGIVSAQVCAAGYALTGLATWYSLRQINRKPDPSAEIPKASLLTAAFFVASSIYIPVPPTSVHLILNGLLGVVLGYFAFPAILIGLFFQALVIGHGGLTTLGVNAAMMGIPALLAYHIFQGRQSIGKVLPEPARTGVFAFLGGALGLGIAALIFLALVILNIPADVDANAERAAILTLSIAHIPLMMVEGTFTAMLVLFLQRVKPELLEG, encoded by the coding sequence GTGCACATTCCCGACGGTATTGTTTCGGCCCAGGTGTGCGCCGCTGGCTATGCCCTCACGGGGCTGGCGACCTGGTATTCCCTGCGCCAAATCAACCGCAAGCCTGACCCCAGTGCGGAAATCCCCAAGGCATCGTTGCTGACAGCGGCGTTTTTTGTGGCCTCGTCCATCTATATCCCCGTGCCGCCCACCAGTGTGCATTTGATTTTGAACGGCCTGCTAGGGGTGGTGCTGGGCTACTTTGCCTTTCCGGCCATTTTGATTGGCCTGTTTTTTCAAGCGTTGGTGATCGGCCACGGCGGGTTAACCACGCTGGGGGTGAATGCCGCGATGATGGGCATTCCGGCGTTGCTGGCCTACCACATTTTCCAGGGGCGACAATCCATCGGCAAGGTGCTGCCGGAGCCTGCCCGAACCGGGGTGTTTGCCTTTTTGGGCGGTGCCCTGGGCTTGGGCATCGCGGCGCTGATTTTTCTGGCCCTGGTAATTCTCAACATTCCCGCCGATGTGGATGCTAATGCCGAGCGGGCCGCGATTCTCACCCTGTCCATCGCCCACATTCCGTTGATGATGGTGGAAGGAACCTTCACCGCCATGCTGGTGCTGTTTTTGCAGCGGGTCAAGCCCGAATTGCTGGAGGGCTAG
- a CDS encoding DUF4382 domain-containing protein — MPHFLKLAASGVALATLVALQACGGASTTTEEPSAAPQAAGDAAETGTLAIRANGEDFVRQGFTSRDGWKITFDHVYVSLSDITASQTDPPFNPEAGEELQAKAQVVVDSPKVVDLAEGDDSADPVLVTELEAPAGRFNALAWTMVPAADGPSAGYSLWLQGTATKDGQTLPFTLRLSEALAFTCGDFVGDERKGILEANGTADLEATFHFDHLFGDGDAPADDDINTGALGFDPLAALAENGEVNLDSAALEAGLSAEDYATFLNILPSLGHVGEGHCEEIQLTAS, encoded by the coding sequence ATGCCCCATTTTCTAAAACTGGCCGCTAGTGGCGTTGCCCTCGCCACGCTGGTGGCCCTCCAAGCCTGCGGTGGCGCTTCTACCACAACGGAAGAGCCCAGCGCTGCGCCCCAAGCCGCTGGCGATGCTGCCGAAACAGGTACTCTGGCCATTCGCGCCAATGGGGAAGACTTTGTGCGTCAGGGTTTCACCAGTCGCGATGGCTGGAAAATTACCTTTGACCATGTGTATGTTTCCCTATCCGACATCACCGCCTCTCAAACCGATCCGCCCTTTAACCCAGAGGCCGGGGAAGAACTCCAGGCTAAGGCCCAAGTGGTGGTAGACAGCCCGAAGGTGGTGGATTTGGCCGAGGGCGACGACAGCGCTGATCCCGTGTTAGTCACCGAATTGGAGGCTCCGGCGGGACGGTTCAACGCCCTGGCCTGGACGATGGTTCCGGCGGCGGATGGCCCTTCGGCGGGCTATTCCCTCTGGCTGCAAGGCACGGCCACGAAGGACGGCCAAACCCTGCCCTTTACTCTGAGACTTTCTGAAGCCTTGGCCTTTACCTGCGGCGATTTCGTCGGCGACGAGCGCAAGGGCATCCTAGAAGCCAACGGCACGGCGGATCTAGAGGCCACCTTCCACTTCGACCACCTGTTTGGCGATGGCGATGCCCCCGCCGATGACGACATCAATACCGGAGCCCTAGGGTTTGATCCCCTGGCAGCCCTGGCCGAAAATGGCGAAGTCAACCTCGATAGCGCCGCCCTCGAAGCGGGTCTTTCGGCGGAAGACTACGCAACCTTCCTCAACATTCTGCCCAGCCTGGGCCATGTGGGCGAAGGCCATTGTGAAGAAATTCAGTTAACGGCCTCATGA
- the cbiQ gene encoding cobalt ECF transporter T component CbiQ, producing MGALRSETYIHRESVIHRWAPRLKLVSLLALMFAFATVRQLVLVPWMLALALLLYALSELPFSFLRQRLSYPGLFILAVVVLLPLTVGETVLAHWGWFTLRQEGLQATGLILGRFLSILTLGFILLGTTPFLTILNTMRRLGLPVILADMTLLAYRYLYEIADTLATMQQAMRLRGFGQTRQRWFRINGQAMQQRAMLAGNLLIRSYEQSERVYKAMRLRGYGYGVASTVSTGTATPAPGLSWLLTGAVLLAAAGIVIAEGLLRR from the coding sequence ATGGGAGCGTTGCGGTCTGAAACCTACATCCACCGCGAGTCGGTGATTCATCGCTGGGCACCCCGGCTGAAGCTGGTGAGCTTGCTGGCGCTGATGTTTGCCTTTGCCACGGTGCGTCAGTTGGTGCTGGTGCCCTGGATGCTGGCCTTGGCCCTATTGCTCTATGCCCTGTCGGAACTGCCCTTTTCCTTTTTGCGCCAACGGTTGAGCTATCCCGGCCTATTTATTTTGGCGGTAGTGGTGCTGTTACCGCTGACGGTGGGCGAAACGGTGCTGGCCCATTGGGGGTGGTTCACCCTGCGCCAGGAAGGTTTACAGGCCACGGGGCTAATTTTGGGCCGTTTTCTGTCGATTTTAACCCTCGGCTTCATTTTGCTGGGCACCACGCCGTTTTTGACGATTTTGAACACCATGCGCCGCCTGGGCCTGCCCGTCATTTTGGCGGATATGACCCTCCTCGCCTACCGCTACCTCTACGAAATTGCCGACACCCTAGCGACCATGCAGCAGGCCATGCGGCTGCGGGGCTTTGGCCAAACTCGGCAGCGCTGGTTTCGCATCAATGGACAGGCCATGCAACAGCGGGCCATGCTGGCGGGTAATTTGCTGATTCGCAGCTACGAACAGTCGGAACGAGTTTACAAGGCTATGCGGCTGCGGGGCTATGGCTACGGCGTGGCCTCAACGGTTAGCACCGGGACAGCCACCCCAGCCCCCGGCCTGAGCTGGCTGCTGACGGGGGCCGTCCTGCTGGCGGCGGCGGGGATTGTGATTGCAGAAGGACTGTTGCGCCGATGA
- a CDS encoding GAP family protein produces the protein MLPTTLFLDLLPLMLGAALAPLWLVIVLLILQSRRGLGKAIAFVLGITLVRLFQGWLFGMVLGQAEVFSESNAPQLVMALLLMALGLMLLISACKSLIHAPDPDAPPPKLFQQIDQAKPLKLLGMGLMLTTIAPKLWVFTLAALGIIREANLDRAAALQAYLVYILGAQSLLILPLLFYAAVPGPASGFLRMANEWLTKNQRIIGLVVSLLFGTVFFWKGWSSLWAMGA, from the coding sequence ATGTTGCCGACAACTCTATTCCTTGACCTGCTGCCGTTGATGCTGGGGGCGGCGTTGGCTCCCCTGTGGCTCGTTATTGTGTTGTTGATTTTGCAGAGTCGGCGCGGCTTGGGGAAGGCCATCGCCTTTGTGCTGGGCATTACCCTGGTGCGGCTGTTTCAGGGCTGGCTGTTTGGCATGGTCTTGGGGCAGGCTGAGGTATTTTCAGAATCCAACGCGCCCCAGCTGGTGATGGCACTATTGCTGATGGCCCTGGGGTTGATGCTGCTGATTTCGGCCTGCAAGTCTCTCATCCATGCCCCCGACCCCGATGCGCCGCCCCCCAAGTTGTTTCAACAGATTGACCAGGCCAAACCCCTCAAGTTGCTGGGCATGGGCCTAATGCTCACCACTATCGCCCCCAAGTTGTGGGTGTTTACCCTCGCCGCCCTGGGGATCATTCGCGAGGCCAATTTAGACCGTGCCGCCGCCCTTCAGGCATATCTGGTGTACATCCTGGGGGCGCAGTCGCTTTTGATTTTGCCCCTGCTGTTCTATGCCGCCGTTCCTGGCCCTGCCAGTGGTTTCCTGCGAATGGCGAACGAGTGGCTGACCAAGAACCAGCGAATAATTGGCCTCGTGGTTTCGCTCCTATTTGGCACCGTCTTTTTCTGGAAGGGCTGGAGCAGCCTCTGGGCAATGGGAGCCTAG
- a CDS encoding alpha/beta fold hydrolase yields the protein MVAELTIAALETRTWRWQDHRITYTVQGHGQPLVLIHGFGASLGHWRKNIPVLAEAGYQVYALDLLGFGASDQPVLDYSLDLWQALLYDFWAEFIQTPAIYVGNSIGGLLTLMMLANHPETAQAGAVLNCAGGLNHRPEEMYPPLSWVMEAFTWLVSSDTVGPVVFNQVRRKGRIRSSLKQVYRNRAAITDELVEMIYAPACQPNAQKVFASIVTAPPGPKPSDLLPAIAQPLLVLWGENDPWTPIQGAKLYRQRADDPTQAVTFHSIPNTGHCPHDERPDVVNPLLIDWLGTLDSAIR from the coding sequence ATGGTTGCAGAACTGACGATTGCCGCCCTCGAAACCCGCACCTGGCGCTGGCAAGATCACCGCATTACCTACACCGTGCAGGGGCATGGTCAGCCCTTGGTGCTCATTCACGGGTTTGGGGCGTCCTTGGGCCACTGGCGCAAAAATATTCCTGTGCTGGCGGAGGCTGGATACCAGGTCTATGCCCTGGATTTGCTAGGATTTGGGGCGTCGGATCAGCCTGTGTTGGACTACAGCTTGGATCTGTGGCAAGCTCTGTTGTACGACTTTTGGGCCGAATTTATTCAAACCCCAGCAATCTACGTCGGCAACTCCATCGGCGGATTGCTGACCCTGATGATGCTGGCCAACCACCCCGAAACTGCCCAGGCCGGGGCCGTTCTGAACTGTGCGGGCGGGCTGAATCACCGTCCCGAAGAAATGTACCCGCCCCTCAGTTGGGTGATGGAAGCCTTTACCTGGCTGGTGAGTTCTGACACCGTGGGGCCAGTGGTGTTTAACCAGGTGCGCCGCAAGGGGCGGATTCGTAGTTCCCTAAAGCAGGTCTACCGCAACCGCGCCGCCATCACCGACGAACTGGTGGAGATGATCTACGCCCCCGCCTGTCAGCCCAACGCCCAAAAGGTGTTTGCCTCCATCGTCACCGCGCCCCCAGGGCCAAAACCCAGCGACCTGCTGCCTGCCATCGCCCAACCCCTCCTCGTCCTCTGGGGCGAAAATGACCCCTGGACGCCCATCCAAGGGGCCAAGCTCTATCGTCAACGGGCCGATGACCCCACCCAAGCCGTTACCTTCCACAGCATCCCCAACACCGGACACTGCCCCCACGACGAACGGCCCGACGTGGTGAACCCCCTGCTGATTGACTGGCTGGGAACCCTAGATTCCGCCATCCGTTAA
- a CDS encoding carboxypeptidase-like regulatory domain-containing protein: MVAAVPVFAHGAKIEYQPINGIEVQARYDSGEPMRAAQVNVYAPDNPSEPWQTGVTDDDGRFVFSPDPSRPGNWEVMVRQAGHGDVVAIPVGEAPAAANASTTGDSAASGSSATDGTTEVADNANRPAVLANAGSPRAAGVPLWVSMAAMVWGFVGTALFFARGKR, from the coding sequence TTGGTTGCAGCCGTCCCGGTCTTTGCCCACGGAGCCAAAATTGAGTACCAACCCATCAACGGCATCGAAGTTCAAGCCCGCTATGATTCGGGGGAACCGATGAGGGCCGCACAGGTGAATGTCTACGCCCCCGACAACCCCAGCGAACCCTGGCAAACGGGCGTCACAGACGACGACGGGCGCTTCGTCTTCTCCCCCGACCCTAGCCGACCCGGTAACTGGGAGGTGATGGTGCGCCAAGCGGGCCACGGGGATGTGGTGGCGATTCCGGTGGGGGAAGCCCCGGCAGCGGCGAATGCCTCGACGACGGGGGACTCGGCGGCATCAGGTTCCAGTGCCACCGATGGCACCACTGAGGTCGCTGACAACGCGAATCGTCCCGCTGTGTTGGCGAATGCCGGATCACCCCGTGCCGCCGGAGTGCCCCTGTGGGTGAGCATGGCGGCGATGGTGTGGGGCTTCGTGGGCACCGCCCTATTTTTTGCGAGGGGTAAGCGCTAG
- a CDS encoding energy-coupling factor ABC transporter ATP-binding protein has translation MMDSVSTSLNSMTTPGQRPVAIAAQSLSFSYPDQPGVLCGLDLAVHEGERLGIIGHNGCGKTTLFMLLCGVLTPSTGEIALFGEPLKPGQFRPEVGLLFQDPDDQLFSASVRDDIAFGPQNMGLDPAEVEARVAQAAEMTGITPLLPRLPHHLSGGEKQMVAIAGLLAMTPKILLCDEPTASLDLRTRRRLIRFLKNSTETLLISSHDLEFVLEVCDRVLLIDEGRIIADGCPRVVMGDQALMEKHGLEKPHSLIPHQDAHHG, from the coding sequence ATGATGGATTCCGTTTCCACCAGCCTCAACTCCATGACCACTCCCGGACAGCGGCCCGTGGCCATCGCCGCCCAATCCCTCTCCTTTTCCTACCCTGACCAGCCCGGTGTGCTGTGCGGCCTTGATTTGGCGGTACACGAAGGGGAACGGCTGGGCATTATTGGCCACAACGGCTGCGGCAAAACCACCCTATTCATGCTGCTTTGCGGCGTCCTCACCCCCAGCACCGGGGAGATTGCCCTGTTTGGCGAACCCCTCAAGCCGGGACAATTTCGGCCAGAGGTGGGGCTGTTGTTCCAAGACCCCGACGACCAACTCTTTTCCGCCTCCGTGCGCGACGATATTGCCTTTGGCCCCCAAAACATGGGCTTAGATCCGGCTGAAGTCGAAGCCCGTGTCGCCCAGGCCGCCGAAATGACGGGCATCACCCCCCTGCTGCCCCGCCTGCCCCACCACCTCTCTGGCGGCGAAAAGCAAATGGTCGCCATTGCCGGACTGCTGGCCATGACCCCCAAAATTCTCCTCTGCGACGAACCCACCGCCAGCCTCGACCTCCGCACCCGTCGCCGCCTGATCCGCTTCCTCAAAAACTCCACCGAAACCCTGCTGATCTCCTCCCACGATTTGGAGTTTGTCCTAGAAGTTTGTGATCGCGTCCTGCTGATCGACGAAGGCCGCATCATCGCCGACGGCTGCCCCAGGGTGGTGATGGGCGATCAAGCCCTGATGGAAAAACATGGGTTGGAAAAACCTCATTCGCTGATTCCGCACCAAGATGCCCACCACGGCTAG
- a CDS encoding class I SAM-dependent methyltransferase, whose translation MTEPQPAPHLDPVIAALIELHRGLDRQGPGDEAVSRRILAQLPPLPPQPTIADLGCGTGASAVLLADWFKTTVRAVDFASDFLIEAAQRAEQRGLQNQIQWIEADFGALDWLPGELDLLWSEGAAYNLTFAGALAAWKPLLKPGGLAVISELSWFTEDIPAPAEAYWQQAYPAMASEADNIQTALSQGFEVLGVERLPAEAWWQNYYPPLKAKMQLLGNSPDPVMQAVIQDTEAEIDLFERHSDAYGYSVYLLRRL comes from the coding sequence ATGACGGAACCCCAGCCAGCCCCCCACCTTGACCCAGTCATTGCCGCGCTGATTGAACTGCACCGTGGCCTAGACCGCCAGGGGCCAGGGGATGAAGCAGTGTCGCGGCGGATTCTCGCCCAGTTGCCCCCCTTGCCGCCGCAGCCCACCATTGCCGATCTGGGCTGCGGTACCGGGGCCAGCGCCGTCCTGTTAGCCGACTGGTTTAAAACAACCGTGCGGGCGGTGGATTTTGCCTCCGACTTCTTAATCGAAGCGGCTCAGCGGGCGGAACAACGGGGGCTACAAAATCAGATTCAGTGGATTGAGGCCGACTTTGGCGCGTTAGACTGGCTCCCCGGAGAACTGGATCTGCTGTGGTCGGAAGGGGCCGCCTATAACCTCACCTTTGCCGGAGCCTTGGCGGCTTGGAAGCCTTTGTTAAAGCCCGGTGGTCTGGCGGTTATTTCAGAACTGAGCTGGTTTACCGAGGACATTCCCGCCCCAGCCGAAGCCTACTGGCAACAGGCCTATCCCGCCATGGCCAGCGAGGCCGACAACATCCAAACGGCCCTTTCTCAAGGGTTTGAGGTGTTGGGCGTAGAGCGTCTTCCCGCTGAGGCTTGGTGGCAAAACTACTACCCTCCCCTCAAGGCCAAAATGCAATTGTTGGGCAATTCCCCTGACCCCGTGATGCAGGCCGTGATTCAAGACACCGAGGCAGAAATCGACCTGTTTGAGCGTCATAGCGATGCCTACGGCTATAGCGTTTACCTGCTGCGCCGTCTCTAG